The nucleotide window TTCGAGTCGTACGAGTACGTCACCACGCCACGGTCGAAGTAGTCACTGGAACCGGGGACGGCCGTCAGCAGCGTCCCGACGAGACCACCCGTACACGACTCCGCGACCGCGACCGTCTCCTCGGCCGCGCGCAGCGTCTCGCCGACTCGTCGTTCCTCGGGCGGATCGTCCGCGAACTCCTCCATGCCCGGAGGGTGGGCGGCGCCGGAGAAGTGACTGACGGCCGGCGAACGCCGGAGTGAAGCCCCGGCGGCGCCACGGTGACCGCATGGAGTACGAACGGCCGCAGTTCGCCCGGCTGAGTCGCTACGCGGACGAGGCCGACCGGGACGTGATCGACACCGTCTCCGGCAACCCGGACTGGGAGCCGCCGGCGGCGCTGCGTGACGGGCTCCGAGCGTCTGCCGACGGTGATCCGGAGTCGTTCCAGTACCCACCCAGTGAGGGGTTGGACGCGCTCCGGGCGGAGATCGCCACCCGGCGGAACGTCCCCCGCGAGCGCGTGATCGTGACGAACGGCGCCGGCGAGGCCAACCACCTCGCGCTCGCGGCCGCACTGACCGAAGCCGACGGCGACGAGGTGTTGCTCACGGACCCGGTGTACCCCTACTACCCCGCGAAGACGGAGCTGTTGGGCGGGACGCCGCGGCTGCTCCCGACGGAACCGGACGGGAGTCTCGACCTGTCTCGGTTCCGTGCGGCCGCCGGCGACGACACCACCGCGATCCTGCTCAACAGCCCCAACAACCCCACGGGAGCGGTGTACCCGCCGGAGACGATCAAGGCGACCGCGGAGCTGGCCGACGACGTCGGCGCCACACTGATCGTCGACGAGGTGTACGACCACTTCGACTACACGGGTCGGTTCGAGAGCGCACTGACGTTGGATCGGGACGACGTCGTCGTCACGACGGCGTTCTCGAAGTCGATGGCGATCACCGGGCTCCGGGTGGGGTACGCCGTGTTGCCGGAGCCGTTGCTGTCGCACGCCCGTACCCGACACATGCTCGTCAACGTCACCACGTCGCGGCCGGCACAGGCTGCGGTGCTCCGGGCACTCCGGGAGACGGAGCCGGGCTACTACGCCCACAACC belongs to Halobaculum sp. MBLA0143 and includes:
- a CDS encoding pyridoxal phosphate-dependent aminotransferase; amino-acid sequence: MEYERPQFARLSRYADEADRDVIDTVSGNPDWEPPAALRDGLRASADGDPESFQYPPSEGLDALRAEIATRRNVPRERVIVTNGAGEANHLALAAALTEADGDEVLLTDPVYPYYPAKTELLGGTPRLLPTEPDGSLDLSRFRAAAGDDTTAILLNSPNNPTGAVYPPETIKATAELADDVGATLIVDEVYDHFDYTGRFESALTLDRDDVVVTTAFSKSMAITGLRVGYAVLPEPLLSHARTRHMLVNVTTSRPAQAAVLRALRETEPGYYAHNRELLRDRIGAFADALDDAGAEYTTPEGAFYVLARFDDFPGTTENAERLIDEAGVAAMPGATFGDARADWFRFALVTPRATEAAERLAAFF